The following are from one region of the Stigmatella ashevillena genome:
- a CDS encoding sigma 54-dependent Fis family transcriptional regulator, translated as MTSGDDPKGKQPEDPLAPQQEPLSGPSLNRTTFIPIPTSLQSPPGRESPFQSQVTTRRERALREPAPYREPKALRVQREGVPDLIVPLYPDRSYVFGRAPESTVVFAHDAVSRQHGRLAFREDHRWVYRDLNSRNRSFLGEAEFPFQGDEREYFQVMNASQDWIIEAGNVILLGNGRSRILLLAEVPDGLVAGARPEQAGSAAAAQLERSINICARHQLPVFILGKSGTGKTFIAREIHSRNRLDGNFVNLNCGRLPQDASMLHSELLGHVKGAFTGAAFARVGKFYVANGGTLFLDEVEFLPPAAQDFLIDVLEGTGSLAPLGAAPDSREPPPRFRLISASKTPLQQTGLRPDLAQRLATGDVIILPTLEERRDDIPNLVEDFLHRLKTEQQYDARFTTDALAHLQQVDWPGQIRELETTVKAVVAREGAARAMDGMGASRMVITLEAVKAYLFQRRRGFGDSAAPLPAASEVPSALASTLPVRKRPSDLTEAELRAVLEKHQGNKTRAAQELGIALNTLKDRMKKLGLA; from the coding sequence ATGACGAGCGGCGATGACCCGAAGGGAAAGCAGCCCGAGGACCCCCTGGCGCCGCAGCAGGAGCCCCTCTCGGGTCCGTCACTCAACCGGACGACGTTCATCCCCATCCCCACGTCGCTCCAATCCCCTCCCGGGCGCGAATCCCCTTTCCAGAGCCAGGTGACGACGCGCCGGGAGCGGGCTCTTCGCGAGCCTGCGCCCTACCGCGAGCCCAAGGCCCTGCGTGTCCAGCGCGAGGGAGTGCCGGACCTGATCGTCCCGCTCTACCCGGATCGCTCTTACGTGTTCGGGCGAGCACCGGAATCCACGGTGGTGTTCGCCCATGACGCGGTGTCACGCCAGCACGGACGCCTGGCCTTCCGCGAGGATCACCGGTGGGTATACCGGGATCTCAACTCGCGCAATCGGAGCTTCCTGGGCGAGGCGGAGTTCCCGTTCCAGGGGGACGAGCGCGAATACTTCCAGGTGATGAACGCCTCGCAGGACTGGATCATCGAGGCGGGCAACGTCATCTTGCTGGGCAACGGGCGCAGCCGGATCCTGCTGCTGGCCGAGGTGCCAGATGGGCTGGTGGCAGGGGCACGTCCCGAGCAAGCGGGCTCCGCGGCGGCGGCACAACTGGAGCGCTCGATCAACATCTGCGCACGGCACCAACTCCCCGTGTTCATCCTGGGCAAGTCCGGCACGGGGAAGACGTTCATCGCCCGGGAGATCCACAGCCGGAACCGGCTGGATGGGAACTTCGTCAACCTCAATTGCGGCCGACTCCCGCAGGACGCGAGCATGCTGCACAGCGAATTGCTCGGGCACGTGAAGGGAGCATTCACGGGGGCGGCGTTCGCGCGGGTGGGCAAGTTCTACGTGGCCAATGGGGGCACGCTCTTTCTGGACGAGGTGGAGTTCCTCCCGCCTGCCGCCCAGGACTTCCTGATCGATGTGCTGGAGGGAACGGGCAGCCTGGCCCCGCTGGGCGCGGCTCCGGACTCGCGGGAGCCGCCGCCGCGCTTCCGGCTCATCTCCGCCTCGAAGACACCGTTGCAACAGACAGGGCTTCGGCCGGACCTGGCCCAGCGTCTGGCCACAGGGGACGTGATCATCCTGCCGACGTTGGAGGAGCGGCGGGACGACATCCCAAACCTCGTGGAGGACTTCCTCCACCGCCTGAAGACCGAGCAGCAGTATGACGCCAGGTTCACCACCGACGCGCTCGCCCACCTTCAACAGGTGGACTGGCCGGGGCAGATTCGCGAGTTGGAGACCACCGTGAAGGCCGTGGTGGCCCGTGAGGGGGCAGCCCGCGCCATGGACGGAATGGGTGCCTCGCGGATGGTGATCACCCTGGAGGCGGTGAAGGCGTACCTGTTCCAGCGAAGAAGAGGGTTTGGTGACTCGGCAGCACCTCTTCCGGCGGCATCCGAAGTGCCAAGCGCTTTGGCCTCCACGCTGCCCGTGCGCAAGCGCCCCAGCGATCTGACGGAGGCGGAGCTCCGGGCCGTGCTGGAGAAGCACCAGGGCAACAAGACGCGGGCCGCACAAGAGCTGGGAATCGCACTCAACACCCTCAAGGATCGGATGAAGAAGCTCGGGCTTGCGTGA
- a CDS encoding PA0069 family radical SAM protein: MKPRPISNPPNPWASTEVEYLEEIPPSRLEVLEDHSREVLARNNSPDVCFTWSVNPYRGCMHACAYCYARPTHEYLSLGAGTDFETRIVVKPHAPELLREAFERPRWQGETVVFSGVTDCYQPLESSLRLTRACLEVCAEYRNPVAIITKAPLIERDLDVLQTLAREAQLWVSISLPFYNPELARAMEPYVATPKRRLHTIERLAAAGISVAVSVAPIIPGLNDEDIAKVLTSARAAGATRAHYTLLRLPGPVKDVFEERLRTKLPLRAERVLHRIRETRGGELSDARFKHRMRGEGLYAETLSQLFHVAARKVGMRMSSVTEAAPTSFRRPPKQTAQLSLF, encoded by the coding sequence GTGAAGCCACGCCCCATCTCCAATCCCCCCAACCCCTGGGCCAGCACCGAGGTGGAATACCTCGAGGAGATTCCGCCCTCTCGGCTGGAGGTGCTGGAAGACCACAGCCGCGAGGTGCTGGCGCGCAACAACAGCCCCGACGTCTGCTTCACCTGGAGCGTCAACCCCTACCGTGGCTGCATGCACGCGTGCGCCTACTGCTACGCCCGGCCCACCCACGAGTATTTGAGCCTCGGGGCGGGAACAGACTTCGAGACGCGCATCGTCGTGAAGCCCCATGCGCCGGAGCTGTTGCGAGAGGCCTTCGAGCGCCCACGCTGGCAAGGGGAGACCGTTGTCTTCAGCGGCGTCACCGATTGCTACCAGCCGTTGGAGTCCTCCCTGCGCCTGACCCGCGCGTGCCTGGAGGTCTGCGCCGAGTACCGAAATCCCGTGGCCATCATCACCAAGGCGCCCCTCATTGAGCGGGACCTGGACGTGCTCCAGACCCTCGCGCGCGAGGCGCAGTTGTGGGTGAGCATCAGCCTGCCCTTCTACAACCCGGAGCTGGCACGGGCCATGGAGCCCTATGTGGCCACGCCGAAGCGGCGCCTGCACACCATCGAGCGGCTGGCGGCGGCGGGCATCTCGGTGGCGGTGTCCGTGGCCCCCATCATCCCGGGCCTCAATGACGAGGACATCGCCAAGGTGCTCACTTCGGCCCGGGCGGCAGGGGCTACACGCGCCCACTACACCCTCCTGCGGCTGCCCGGTCCGGTGAAGGACGTGTTCGAGGAGCGGCTGCGCACGAAGCTGCCCCTGAGGGCCGAGCGGGTGCTGCATCGCATCCGGGAGACACGAGGAGGCGAACTCTCCGACGCGCGTTTCAAGCACCGCATGCGCGGCGAGGGGCTCTACGCAGAGACCCTCTCGCAGCTCTTTCACGTCGCGGCGCGCAAGGTGGGCATGCGCATGTCCTCGGTGACAGAGGCCGCGCCCACCTCCTTCCGGCGGCCCCCGAAACAGACCGCTCAACTCAGCCTCTTCTGA
- a CDS encoding chalcone isomerase family protein: MKAMLPALVLSLSLALPAVAQEKTVAGVKFPATLAVEGKELKLNGAGLRTKAIFKVYTVGLYLETPSQDAAQIISSDQIKRVRMTMLRDLEKAKITDAISDGIAKNNKAQMPALQQRLDTFKSAIPDLKKGDELVLTYVPGKGTRVESKTGQEISVEGKDFADALFGVWLGKSPVDGGLKDGMLGKDD, from the coding sequence ATGAAAGCGATGTTGCCCGCCCTCGTGCTGTCCCTGTCCCTTGCGTTGCCCGCGGTTGCCCAGGAAAAGACGGTGGCGGGGGTGAAGTTCCCCGCGACGCTGGCGGTGGAGGGCAAGGAGCTGAAGCTCAACGGGGCGGGCCTGCGCACCAAGGCCATCTTCAAGGTCTACACCGTGGGCCTCTACCTGGAGACGCCGTCTCAGGATGCCGCGCAGATCATCAGCTCGGATCAGATCAAGCGCGTGCGCATGACGATGCTGCGTGACTTGGAGAAGGCGAAGATCACCGACGCCATCTCCGACGGCATCGCGAAGAACAACAAGGCGCAGATGCCCGCGTTGCAACAACGGCTGGACACCTTCAAGTCGGCCATCCCGGATTTGAAGAAGGGCGATGAACTGGTGCTCACCTATGTGCCGGGCAAGGGCACGCGCGTGGAGAGCAAGACAGGCCAGGAGATCTCCGTGGAGGGCAAGGACTTCGCGGACGCGCTCTTCGGCGTATGGCTCGGCAAGAGCCCCGTGGACGGGGGACTCAAGGACGGAATGCTCGGCAAGGACGATTGA
- the serC gene encoding 3-phosphoserine/phosphohydroxythreonine transaminase: protein MRVINFNPGPAGLPLPALERARDELIEFQGSGMSIMEHSHRGKEYDAVHEEAISLLTKLLHIPDTHQVLFLQGGASQQFAQVPMNFLTPETSADFLMTGVWSEKAFDEAKYYGKPRIAATTINADKRYTRIPRQDELHVDPRAAYIHMTSNNTIYGTQWHTFPEVGAVPLVADMSSDLLWKPIDVSKFALLYAGAQKNVGPSGIVITVVAKEFMARGRKDIPKVFRYSTYAENNSLYNTPPTFAIYLCRNVLSWIQDVGGLTQLEKWNREKGDLLYAAIDRHPEFYRAPVEKDSRSYMNVVFTLPTEALDEAFVAESKKAGMVGLKGHRSAGGIRVSLYNAVTVDNVRTLVSFMDQFVRARG from the coding sequence ATGCGCGTCATCAACTTCAACCCTGGACCCGCCGGTCTGCCCCTGCCGGCGCTGGAGCGAGCCCGCGACGAGCTGATCGAGTTCCAGGGCTCGGGCATGAGCATCATGGAGCACAGCCACCGTGGCAAGGAGTACGACGCTGTCCACGAGGAGGCCATCTCCCTGCTCACGAAGCTGCTCCACATCCCGGACACCCACCAGGTGCTCTTCCTGCAGGGAGGCGCTTCGCAGCAGTTCGCGCAGGTTCCGATGAACTTCCTCACCCCGGAGACCAGCGCGGACTTCCTGATGACGGGTGTGTGGAGCGAGAAGGCCTTTGACGAGGCGAAGTACTACGGAAAGCCGCGCATCGCGGCCACCACGATCAATGCGGACAAGCGCTACACGCGCATCCCCCGGCAGGACGAGCTGCACGTGGATCCCCGGGCGGCGTACATCCACATGACGAGCAACAACACCATCTACGGGACGCAGTGGCACACCTTCCCGGAGGTGGGCGCTGTGCCGCTGGTGGCGGACATGAGCTCGGATCTGCTGTGGAAGCCGATCGACGTGAGCAAGTTCGCGCTGCTCTACGCGGGGGCCCAGAAGAACGTGGGCCCCTCGGGCATTGTCATCACGGTGGTGGCCAAGGAGTTCATGGCCCGGGGGCGCAAGGACATCCCGAAGGTCTTCCGCTACAGCACCTATGCGGAGAACAACTCGCTCTACAACACGCCGCCCACCTTCGCGATCTACCTGTGCCGCAACGTGTTGTCCTGGATCCAGGATGTCGGCGGGCTGACGCAACTGGAGAAGTGGAACCGGGAGAAGGGGGATCTGCTCTACGCGGCCATCGATCGGCACCCCGAGTTCTACCGGGCGCCCGTGGAGAAGGACTCCCGCTCGTACATGAACGTGGTGTTCACGCTGCCCACGGAGGCGCTGGACGAGGCCTTCGTGGCGGAATCGAAGAAAGCGGGGATGGTGGGGCTCAAGGGTCACCGCAGCGCGGGGGGCATCCGCGTCTCGCTCTACAATGCGGTGACAGTGGACAATGTCCGGACGTTGGTGTCCTTCATGGACCAATTCGTCCGGGCCCGGGGCTAG
- a CDS encoding HvfC/BufC N-terminal domain-containing protein, whose protein sequence is MKPGLRHFFDSMEDFLAPPSGLERLRAAHPGWDESPSRVALYGEFVSHHVRTTLAKLYPFTQACVGPERWEALLDAFEVQRPARHYEMNQMGEGFPAFVADRAEAHGLKAFIPALARFEWTDWTVYTSEEALPGKVEQLTVNPTLAILQHPFRLCAWVRGQCAAPAPQEGEEMALLWRHPQQLTTWFMPGHDRALLVVKMALEGLSAESVAAATGVPEADIHRAVEECVREGFILRP, encoded by the coding sequence ATGAAGCCCGGCTTGCGTCACTTCTTCGACTCGATGGAGGACTTCCTGGCGCCCCCTTCCGGACTGGAGCGCCTGCGGGCGGCGCACCCGGGGTGGGACGAGTCCCCGTCCCGCGTCGCGCTCTATGGCGAGTTCGTGAGCCACCACGTGCGCACGACGCTGGCGAAGCTCTATCCGTTCACCCAGGCGTGTGTAGGCCCCGAGCGCTGGGAGGCGTTGCTGGATGCTTTTGAGGTCCAACGACCGGCCCGGCACTACGAGATGAACCAGATGGGGGAGGGGTTCCCGGCGTTCGTGGCGGACAGGGCCGAGGCCCACGGGCTGAAGGCGTTCATCCCCGCGCTGGCGCGCTTCGAGTGGACGGATTGGACGGTGTACACCTCGGAGGAAGCACTGCCTGGCAAGGTGGAGCAGCTCACGGTGAACCCGACGCTCGCCATCCTCCAGCACCCGTTTCGACTCTGTGCCTGGGTTCGAGGCCAATGCGCAGCCCCCGCGCCGCAGGAGGGGGAGGAAATGGCGCTGTTGTGGCGTCATCCCCAGCAGCTGACGACGTGGTTCATGCCCGGCCATGACCGGGCCCTCCTGGTGGTGAAGATGGCCCTGGAGGGGCTCTCCGCCGAGTCGGTGGCGGCGGCGACAGGCGTCCCGGAGGCCGATATCCACCGCGCGGTAGAGGAGTGCGTCCGCGAGGGCTTCATCCTCCGCCCTTGA